The following nucleotide sequence is from Saccharothrix texasensis.
CAGCTGCTGGGACAGCTCCGTGATGACACCGCCCAGGTACGTGTCCCGGGACGGCGCGCGGTTGGCCACCAGGCGCACGATCTCGTCGTACTTCTTGGGCTGGAGGATCGCGAACGCCAGGTCCTCGAGCTCCCACTTGACCGTGGCCATGCCGAGGCGGTGCGCCAGCGGGGCCAGCACCTCCAGCGTCTCGCGCGCCTTGCGGGCCTGCTTCTCCGGCGGGAGGAACCGCATGGTGCGCATGTTGTGCAGCCGGTCGGCGAGCTTGATGACCAGCACTCGCGGGTCCTTGGCCATGGCGATGACCATCTTGCGGATGGTCTCCGCCTCGGCCGCCGCGCCGAGCTTGACCTTGTCGAGCTTGGTGACGCCGTCCACGAGCAGCGAGACCTCGGTGCCGAAGTCGACCCGCAGCTGGTCGAGCGAGTAGTCGGTGTCCTCCACCGTGTCGTGCAGGAGGGCGGCGACCAGGGTGGTCGTGTCCATGCCCAGCTCGGCCAGGATCGTCGCCACGGCGAGCGGGTGCGTGATGTAGGGGTCGCCGGACTTGCGCCGCTGGGGGCGGTGCTTCTCCTCCGCCACGTCGTAGGCGTGCTGGAGCAGCGCCAAGTCGGCCTTGGGGTGCAGGTCGCGGTGGACGGCCGCCAGCGGTTCGAGGACCTGTTTGACCGGCGCGGCGCGCTGGGCGGTGATCCGACGTGCCAGCCGCGCGCGCACGCGCCTCGTCGCCGACGGCGGCCGTGCGGGCACGGGCTGCGACGTCTGGGCGGGTTCGGTGTCCTGGCTCAACCACGCTCCTCGGGTCTAGGAACCGAGGATAACTCCGTTGGCGGCCTCACTCCGGCGGCGAGCCGATGAGCGGTGCAGTTCACACGGTGAGCAGCACCTGTGATTCACCTGGACCAATCGGTTCCACCAGGCTCAACCCGACGGCTGGTCGTTCACAAGGGCCGTCAAGAACGCCGCGAACCTCTCCTGGGGAAACCGAGCTGCCCGGCTTCCTCCGGGTAACGCGGCAGGTGGTCGCCGGACAGCGGTTGACCGTGTCCTTCGACGCCCCGACCAGGTCCGCGGACGTCCGCCAGCGTGAGGCCGGCCCATTCCGCGACGGGTTTGACGTGTCGGCCGAACCTGCGCCGGCACGTGTAGTTGCTGCCGCCACGGCGGTCACTCGACCACTGTGCGTAGTCGCCGTGCACACAGAGTTCACCCTGCTGCTTGCCGCAGGCTTTGCTCTGCCTCCACTGCCCGGTAGGACCGGCGATCACACCGTCAGCAGGGCGTTGACCTCGTGACCGACCAGCCGCTCACGGCCGCCCAGGCCCGGGATCTCCAGCACCACCGACACGCCCGTCACGACACCGCCGGCCCGTTCGACCAGCTCGCACGCCGCGGCGGCCGTGCCGCCGGTCGCCAGCACGTCGTCCACCACGACCACGTGCTGACCGGGCACGACGGCCTCCGCCGGCAGTTCCAGCGTGGCCGTGCCGTACTCCAGGTCGTAGGTCACCCGGTGGGCCACCGCGGGCAGCTTGCCCGGCTTCCGCAACGGCACGACGCCGTAGTGCCAGCCGTACCCCAGAGCGGCGCCCAGCAGGAATCCCCGCGACTCGATCGCGGCCACTACCTGGGTGTCGGGGTGGATCTTGTCCTGCAGGGCGTCGACCACGGCGCGCAGCGCGTCCGGGTCGGCGAGGACCGGCGTGAGGTCCCGGAAGACGACCCCCGGCAGGGGGAAGTCCGGGACCTCACGCAGCAGCCCTAGGGCGCGGTCGAGCTTCAACGGTGCTTCTTGCCCGTCGGGCGGCGACGCGTGTCGGTCGACTTGCCGGTGCGCGCGGGCACGCCCGCCGCGGCCGCCATGGCCTTCTCCTTGCGCAGCTCGGCCTGCAACGACTCGTCGTCGGTCGACTCGACGATGTCGCCACCGCTGAGCACCTCGGCGGTCGCCTCGCCGGTGGCGGCCTTGCGGGCCAGGTTGTCCCGACGCGCCTGCACCCGGGCGGCCTGCGCCTTGTACCGGGCATCGCGCATCTTCAGGTCCACCGCGACCGGGGTCGCGATGTAGATGGACGACAGCGCGCCGATGATGATGCCGGTGAGCTGCACCAGCGCCAGGTCCTTCAGGGTGCCGACGCCAAGTAGGCCGACGCCGATCGCCAGCAGGCCCAGCACCGGCAGCACCGCGATCAACGACGTGTTGATCGAGCGCATCAGGGTCTGGTTGACCGCCAGGTTCGCGGCCTCGCCGTAGGTGCGGCGGGTGAGGCCGAGCAGGCCGCGGGTGTTCTCCCGGACCTTGTCGAACACCACCACCGTGTCGTACAGCGAGAAACCGAGGATGGTGAGCAGGCCGATCACCGTCGCCGGCGAGACCTCGAAGCCGACGATGGAGTACACCCCGGCCGTGATCAGCACGTCGTGCAGCACCGCGACGAGCGCGGCGATCGCCATCGACAGCTCGAAGTACAGCGCCAGGAAGATCATCACCGCGATGAAGAACACGATGAGCGCGATCAGCGCCTGGCTGGTGATCTCACCGCCCCACGAGGCGGACACGGCGCTGTCGCTGATGGCGTCGACGCCGCCGTTGGGCTGGAGGTCGTCGTTCAGCGTGGTCTTGAGCTTCAGGACCTCGTCGGCGTTCAGCGTCTCCGACCGGATCTGGATGGTCGCCGCGTCACCGGTGCCGACGGTCTGCGTGGCGGCCGGCTCCTTGCCGATGGCCTTCTCGAACGACTCCTTGGCCTCTTCGACGCCGATCGTCCCGGAGGAGCTGATCGCGGGCATCTGGATGCGCGTGCCGCCGGTGAAGTCGATGCCCAGGTTGAAGCCCCGGAACACGATCGACCCGATGCAGATCAGCAGGATCAGGCCGAACACCAGGTACCAGCGCTTGCGCTTGCCGACGATGTCGAACGCGCCGTTGCCGACGTAGAGCCGCTGGAAAACGTTGCGCTTCTTCGTCTCGGCCACGTCAGACCTCCTTCACAGCGGTGCTCTTCGCACCCGACAGCGCGCGGTCGTCGACCGAGGCCTGGACGGCGCCGCCGAGGCCCGAGAGCTTCGGGTTGGACAGGCGCTTCGACTTCGAGATCATGCTGACCAGCGGGTGGGTGACCAGGAAGACCACGACCAGGTCCAGCACGGTCGACATGCCGAGGGTGAACGCGAAGCCCTTCACCTGGCCGACGGCGAGCACGTACAGGATGGCCGCGGCGAGGAAGCTGACCATGTCCGCGGACAGGATCGTGCGCCGCGAGCGGACCCAGGCGCGCGGCACCGCGGACCGGAACGACCGGCCCTCGCGCATCTCGTCCTTCAACCGTTCGAAGAACACGACGAACGAGTCCGCGGTGATACCGATCGACACGATGAAACCGGCGATGCCCGCGAGGTCGAGGGTGAACCCGATCCAGCGGCCGAGCAGCACCAGCACCGCGTAGACGATCACACCGGACAGGACGAGCGACAGGATCGTCAGCACGCCGAGCAGGCGGTAGTAGAACAGGCAGTACACGAACACCAGCGCGAGGCCGATGCCGCCCGCGATCAGGCCGGCCTTCAGCGAGGCGAGGCCCAGCGTCGCGGACACGGTCTCAGCCTCGGAGGCCTCGAACGACAGCGGCAGCGAGCCGTACTTGAGCACGTTGGCGAGGCTGTTCGCCTCGGCCTGGGTGAACTTGCCGCTGATCTGCGTCGAACCGCCGAGGATGGGCTCGTTGATGTTCGGCGCGGACACGACCTGGGTGTCGAGCACGACGGCGACCTGCTGCGAGACGTTCGCCGAGGTGAACTTGCCCCACTTGTCGCCGCCCTCGCCCTTGAAGGTCAGGTCGACCACGAAGCCCGCGCCCTGCGGGTCGGTGCCGGACACCGCGTTGTCGATGTCCTCGCCGCTCAGCCGCGAGTACAGGCTGAAGTCGTCGTCCTTGACGCTGCCGTCGGTCGGCGGGGTGACCGGGGCCAGCACGTACTTCTCGGTGCGGTCCTGGTCGCAGGTCAGCAGCGGCAGCGCCGGGTCGTCGTTGCCGATCAGCGGGTCGACCGCGGGGCAGGTGAACGCGCCGAGCGCCTGCGACACGGTCTGCGCGTCCAGCGTGGTCAGCTGCGGGTCCTGCCGGCAGGTGCGGGACTCCTCGATCGCCTTGGTCGGGTCGTCGGAGTACTGGCCCTGGAACACCGCGCGGCAGTCGACCTGCGACTCGGCGGGCGGCTGCTCACCGGCGGGCGCGTTCGGGTCCACCGGCGCGTTCGGGTCCGCGGCGGGCGTCGTGGTCGCGGCCGGCGGGGTCGTCGTCTCCGGCTGGGCCTCGAACGCCGGGGCGGGGCGGCCCTGGGCGGTCGTGGTCGGCGCGGCGGAGCCGGCGGACTCGGTCGGCGCGGCCGAACCGGTCGTGGTCGGCACGGCCGAGCCCGACGCGGACGGCGTCGCGCTGTCGGACGGCGCGGGC
It contains:
- a CDS encoding adenine phosphoribosyltransferase; protein product: MKLDRALGLLREVPDFPLPGVVFRDLTPVLADPDALRAVVDALQDKIHPDTQVVAAIESRGFLLGAALGYGWHYGVVPLRKPGKLPAVAHRVTYDLEYGTATLELPAEAVVPGQHVVVVDDVLATGGTAAAACELVERAGGVVTGVSVVLEIPGLGGRERLVGHEVNALLTV
- the secD gene encoding protein translocase subunit SecD, with amino-acid sequence MAPPAGQIRPAKYLGAFVLIVVALYSLVFFTGNGKATPKLGIDLQGGTRVTLTARAPDGKTPSEESLNQARTLIETRVNGLGVAGPEVIRDGTNLVITVPGSDSEGAKRLGQTAKLNFRKVIGSPVPNAPEPAPSDSATPSASGSAVPTTTGSAAPTESAGSAAPTTTAQGRPAPAFEAQPETTTPPAATTTPAADPNAPVDPNAPAGEQPPAESQVDCRAVFQGQYSDDPTKAIEESRTCRQDPQLTTLDAQTVSQALGAFTCPAVDPLIGNDDPALPLLTCDQDRTEKYVLAPVTPPTDGSVKDDDFSLYSRLSGEDIDNAVSGTDPQGAGFVVDLTFKGEGGDKWGKFTSANVSQQVAVVLDTQVVSAPNINEPILGGSTQISGKFTQAEANSLANVLKYGSLPLSFEASEAETVSATLGLASLKAGLIAGGIGLALVFVYCLFYYRLLGVLTILSLVLSGVIVYAVLVLLGRWIGFTLDLAGIAGFIVSIGITADSFVVFFERLKDEMREGRSFRSAVPRAWVRSRRTILSADMVSFLAAAILYVLAVGQVKGFAFTLGMSTVLDLVVVFLVTHPLVSMISKSKRLSNPKLSGLGGAVQASVDDRALSGAKSTAVKEV
- the secF gene encoding protein translocase subunit SecF produces the protein MAETKKRNVFQRLYVGNGAFDIVGKRKRWYLVFGLILLICIGSIVFRGFNLGIDFTGGTRIQMPAISSSGTIGVEEAKESFEKAIGKEPAATQTVGTGDAATIQIRSETLNADEVLKLKTTLNDDLQPNGGVDAISDSAVSASWGGEITSQALIALIVFFIAVMIFLALYFELSMAIAALVAVLHDVLITAGVYSIVGFEVSPATVIGLLTILGFSLYDTVVVFDKVRENTRGLLGLTRRTYGEAANLAVNQTLMRSINTSLIAVLPVLGLLAIGVGLLGVGTLKDLALVQLTGIIIGALSSIYIATPVAVDLKMRDARYKAQAARVQARRDNLARKAATGEATAEVLSGGDIVESTDDESLQAELRKEKAMAAAAGVPARTGKSTDTRRRPTGKKHR